The proteins below come from a single Malus sylvestris chromosome 3, drMalSylv7.2, whole genome shotgun sequence genomic window:
- the LOC126614786 gene encoding poly [ADP-ribose] polymerase 2-like isoform X3 gives MASKLHVEEPRNQLAQRGLPTTGAKATLVQRPDSALREEKKQPTGASDGSAAEASRVSRKREGKLIEEEGGGESTVSEKMKATEKFSGVKQLHEEAALCGVSATASKTLERLSEHSDGIPLGKANEEGNGGKEKIITATKKGAAVLDQWLPDDIKADYHVLQLGDDIYDAMLNQTNVSRNNNTFYVIQVLESDVGGSFRIYYRWGRVGFKGQNKLAPHASRESAIKEFKQKFRDKTGNDWSNRKMFQLIPSCYMWIEMDYNEKEEQSAVSIHNSWSMFVEEKNGSALGRQPLETQLEPCIANFISLIFNIDMMKQHVMEIVYNADKLPLGKLSKSTILKGYNILRRISDVIGSSNRELIEQLSGEFYTVIPHDIRFKKMRKFVIDTPQKLKHKLEMVEALGEIEVTTKLLKDDTGMQGDPLYSCYRSLHCELTPVGADSHEFDMIKKYMRNTHAKRHSTYTVDIVQIFRTSKEGEVERFRKFSGTKNRMLLWHGSRLTNWVGILSQGLCIAPPEAPETGHMFGKGVYFADMFSKSAKYCHASNGCTSGVLLLCEVALGDMAELLTANYDADKLPVGKLSTKGVGGTEPDFSEAQLLDDGVVVPLGKQKENTSHEGSLRHNEYIVYNVEQIRKRFVVQVKFNFKND, from the exons ATGGCAAGCAAGCTCCATGTAGAAGAGCCCCGAAACCAATTGGCTCAGCGTGGTCTCCCCACCACCGGAGCGAAGGCCACCCTG GTTCAGAGGCCCGATTCTGCTCTTCGCGAGGAGAAGAAGCAACCCACAGGCGCAAGTGATGGTTCAGCAGCAGAAGCTTCACGGGTTAGTAGAAAGAGGGAAGGGAAGTTAATTGAAGAGGAGGGAGGTGGGGAGTCTACTGTGTCCGAGAAAATGAAGGCCACCGAAAAGTTTAGTGGCGTGAAGCAATTGCACGAAGAAGCCGCTCTTTGTGGAGTTTCGGCAACTGCGTCGAAAACGCTGGAGAGGCTTTCTGAACATTCTGATGGCATTCCTCTAGGTAAAG CTAATGAGGAAGGAAAtggcggcaaggagaagatAATAACCGCAACCAAAAAGGGTGCGGCGGTACTGGATCAGTGGCTACCGGATGACATAAAGGCAGATTATCATGTTTTGCAACTG GGGGATGATATATACGATGCCATGTTAAACCAGACCAATGTCAGTCGTAACAATAACACATTCTATGTGATTCAAGTTCTTG AATCCGATGTTGGTGGAAGTTTCAGGATTTACTATAGATGGGGGAGAGTAGGTTTTAAGGGTCAGAACAAGCTAGCTCCTCACGCATCCCGCGAGAGCGCGATCAAGGAGTTTAAACAGAAATTCCGTGACAAAACCGGGAATGATTGGTCCAATCGAAAAATGTTCCAGCTTATCCCATCCTGCTATATGTGGATAGAAATGGATTACAATGAAAAGGAAGAGCAGTCAGCTGTCAGTATCCACAACTCTTGGTCTATGTTT GTCGAAGAAAAGAATGGCTCCGCTTTAGGACGTCAACCTTTGGAAACACAACTTGAGCCCTGCATTGCAAATTTTATATCTCTTATTTTCAACATCGACATGATGAAGCAGCATGTGATGGAAATAG TATACAACGCTGATAAGTTGCCTCTGGGTAAGCTTAGCAAATCAACAATTCTAAAG GGCTATAACATCCTGCGGAGGATTTCTGATGTGATTGGCTCATCTAACAGGGAATTAATCGAACAATTAAGCGG AGAGTTCTACACTGTCATTCCTCATGACATCAGGTTTAAAAAAATGC GTAAATTTGTGATTGATACTCCTCAGAAGTTGAAACACAAGCTAGAAATG GTTGAAGCACTAGGTGAAATTGAGGTTACAACGAAATTGTTGAAGGATGACACAGGAATGCAG GGAGATCCCTTGTATTCCTGTTATCGAAGCCTTCATTGTGAGCTGACACCAGTTGGTGCTGATTCTCATGAATTTGATATG ATTAAAAAATATATGCGTAATACTCATGCAAAAAGACATTCAACTTACACTGTTGATATCGTTCAAATATTCCGCACATCTAAAGAGGGTGAAGTTGAACGCTTCAGGAAG TTTTCTGGTACAAAAAATAGAATGCTTTTGTGGCATGGTTCTCGTCTTACAAACTGGGTTGGTATATTATCTCAAG GCTTGTGCATAGCTCCACCTGAAGCCCCAGAGACTGGTCACATGTTCGGGAAAGGAGTTTACTTTGCAGACATGTTCTCCAAAAGCGCAAAGTATTGCCATGCATCTAATGGCTGTACATCTGGGGTGCTGCTTCTATGTGAG GTTGCGCTGGGCGACATGGCTGAGCTTTTAACCGCTAACTACGATGCGGACAAGTTACCCGTAGGAAAACTAAG CACTAAAGGAGTTGGGGGAACTGAACCAGATTTTTCAGAAGCTCAGTTACTAGATGACGGTGTCGTGGTTCCCCTAGGAAAGCAGAAAGAGAATACAAGCCACGAG GGTTCATTACGGCACAATGAGTACATAGTTTACAATGTGGAACAGATCAGGAAGCGCTTCGTTGTTCAAGTTAAGTTCAATTTCAAGAATGATTAG
- the LOC126614786 gene encoding poly [ADP-ribose] polymerase 2-like isoform X6 encodes MASKLHVEEPRNQLAQRGLPTTGAKATLVQRPDSALREEKKQPTGASDGSAAEASRVSRKREGKLIEEEGGGESTVSEKMKATEKFSGVKQLHEEAALCGVSATASKTLERLSEHSDGIPLANEEGNGGKEKIITATKKGAAVLDQWLPDDIKADYHVLQLGDDIYDAMLNQTNVSRNNNTFYVIQVLESDVGGSFRIYYRWGRVGFKGQNKLAPHASRESAIKEFKQKFRDKTGNDWSNRKMFQLIPSCYMWIEMDYNEKEEQSAVSIHNSWSMFVEEKNGSALGRQPLETQLEPCIANFISLIFNIDMMKQHVMEIVYNADKLPLGKLSKSTILKGYNILRRISDVIGSSNRELIEQLSGEFYTVIPHDIRFKKMRKFVIDTPQKLKHKLEMVEALGEIEVTTKLLKDDTGMQGDPLYSCYRSLHCELTPVGADSHEFDMIKKYMRNTHAKRHSTYTVDIVQIFRTSKEGEVERFRKFSGTKNRMLLWHGSRLTNWVGILSQGLCIAPPEAPETGHMFGKGVYFADMFSKSAKYCHASNGCTSGVLLLCEVALGDMAELLTANYDADKLPVGKLSTKGVGGTEPDFSEAQLLDDGVVVPLGKQKENTSHEGSLRHNEYIVYNVEQIRKRFVVQVKFNFKND; translated from the exons ATGGCAAGCAAGCTCCATGTAGAAGAGCCCCGAAACCAATTGGCTCAGCGTGGTCTCCCCACCACCGGAGCGAAGGCCACCCTG GTTCAGAGGCCCGATTCTGCTCTTCGCGAGGAGAAGAAGCAACCCACAGGCGCAAGTGATGGTTCAGCAGCAGAAGCTTCACGGGTTAGTAGAAAGAGGGAAGGGAAGTTAATTGAAGAGGAGGGAGGTGGGGAGTCTACTGTGTCCGAGAAAATGAAGGCCACCGAAAAGTTTAGTGGCGTGAAGCAATTGCACGAAGAAGCCGCTCTTTGTGGAGTTTCGGCAACTGCGTCGAAAACGCTGGAGAGGCTTTCTGAACATTCTGATGGCATTCCTCTAG CTAATGAGGAAGGAAAtggcggcaaggagaagatAATAACCGCAACCAAAAAGGGTGCGGCGGTACTGGATCAGTGGCTACCGGATGACATAAAGGCAGATTATCATGTTTTGCAACTG GGGGATGATATATACGATGCCATGTTAAACCAGACCAATGTCAGTCGTAACAATAACACATTCTATGTGATTCAAGTTCTTG AATCCGATGTTGGTGGAAGTTTCAGGATTTACTATAGATGGGGGAGAGTAGGTTTTAAGGGTCAGAACAAGCTAGCTCCTCACGCATCCCGCGAGAGCGCGATCAAGGAGTTTAAACAGAAATTCCGTGACAAAACCGGGAATGATTGGTCCAATCGAAAAATGTTCCAGCTTATCCCATCCTGCTATATGTGGATAGAAATGGATTACAATGAAAAGGAAGAGCAGTCAGCTGTCAGTATCCACAACTCTTGGTCTATGTTT GTCGAAGAAAAGAATGGCTCCGCTTTAGGACGTCAACCTTTGGAAACACAACTTGAGCCCTGCATTGCAAATTTTATATCTCTTATTTTCAACATCGACATGATGAAGCAGCATGTGATGGAAATAG TATACAACGCTGATAAGTTGCCTCTGGGTAAGCTTAGCAAATCAACAATTCTAAAG GGCTATAACATCCTGCGGAGGATTTCTGATGTGATTGGCTCATCTAACAGGGAATTAATCGAACAATTAAGCGG AGAGTTCTACACTGTCATTCCTCATGACATCAGGTTTAAAAAAATGC GTAAATTTGTGATTGATACTCCTCAGAAGTTGAAACACAAGCTAGAAATG GTTGAAGCACTAGGTGAAATTGAGGTTACAACGAAATTGTTGAAGGATGACACAGGAATGCAG GGAGATCCCTTGTATTCCTGTTATCGAAGCCTTCATTGTGAGCTGACACCAGTTGGTGCTGATTCTCATGAATTTGATATG ATTAAAAAATATATGCGTAATACTCATGCAAAAAGACATTCAACTTACACTGTTGATATCGTTCAAATATTCCGCACATCTAAAGAGGGTGAAGTTGAACGCTTCAGGAAG TTTTCTGGTACAAAAAATAGAATGCTTTTGTGGCATGGTTCTCGTCTTACAAACTGGGTTGGTATATTATCTCAAG GCTTGTGCATAGCTCCACCTGAAGCCCCAGAGACTGGTCACATGTTCGGGAAAGGAGTTTACTTTGCAGACATGTTCTCCAAAAGCGCAAAGTATTGCCATGCATCTAATGGCTGTACATCTGGGGTGCTGCTTCTATGTGAG GTTGCGCTGGGCGACATGGCTGAGCTTTTAACCGCTAACTACGATGCGGACAAGTTACCCGTAGGAAAACTAAG CACTAAAGGAGTTGGGGGAACTGAACCAGATTTTTCAGAAGCTCAGTTACTAGATGACGGTGTCGTGGTTCCCCTAGGAAAGCAGAAAGAGAATACAAGCCACGAG GGTTCATTACGGCACAATGAGTACATAGTTTACAATGTGGAACAGATCAGGAAGCGCTTCGTTGTTCAAGTTAAGTTCAATTTCAAGAATGATTAG
- the LOC126614786 gene encoding poly [ADP-ribose] polymerase 2-like isoform X2, whose amino-acid sequence MASKLNVEELRNQLAQRGLPTTGAKPTLVRRLDSALREEKKQPTGASDGSAAEASLVSRKREGKLIEEEGGGESTVSEKMKATEKFSGMSVKQLREEAALCGVSATGSKKELLERLSKHSDGIPLGKANEEGNGSKEKIVNATKKGMTVLDQWLPDDIKADYHVLQLGDDIYDAMLNQANVVLNNNKFYLIQVLESEVGGSFMIYYRCGRVGFKGQNKLAPHASCESAIKEFKQKFRDKTGNDWSNRKMFQLIPSCYMWIEMDYNEKEEQSAVSIHNSWSMFVEEKNGSALGRQPLETQLEPCIANFISLIFNIDMMKPHVMEIVYNADKLPLGKLSKSTILKGYNILQRISDVIGSSNRELIEQLSGEFYTVIPHDFGFKKMHNFVIDTPQKLKHKLEMVEALGEIEVATKLLKDDTGRQGDPLYSCYRRLHCELTPVGADSHEFDMITKYMRNTHAKTHSTYTVDIVQIFRTSKEGEVERFRKFSSTKNRMLLWHGSRLTNWVGILSQGLLITPPEAPVTGHMFGKGVYFADMFSKSAKYCHGCTSGVLLLCEVALGDMAELLTAKYDADKLPVGKLSTKGVGGTEPDFSEAQLLDDGVVVPLGKQKENTSHEGSLRYNEYIVYNVEQIRMRYVVQVNFNFKI is encoded by the exons ATGGCAAGCAAGCTCAATGTAGAAGAGCTCCGAAACCAATTGGCTCAGCGTGGTCTCCCCACCACCGGAGCGAAGCCCACCCTG GTTCGGAGGCTCGATTCTGCTCTTCGCGAGGAGAAGAAGCAACCCACAGGCGCAAGTGATGGTTCAGCAGCAGAAGCTTCACTGGTTAGTAGAAAGAGGGAAGGGAAGTTAATTGAAGAGGAGGGAGGTGGGGAGTCTACTGTGTCCGAGAAAATGAAGGCCACCGAAAAGTTTAGTGGCATGAGCGTGAAGCAATTGCGCGAAGAAGCCGCTCTTTGTGGAGTTTCGGCAACTGGGTCGAAAAAAGAATTGCTGGAGAGGCTTTCTAAACATTCTGATGGCATTCCTCTAGGTAAAG CTAATGAGGAAGGAAATGGCAGCAAGGAGAAGATAGTAAACGCAACCAAAAAGGGTATGACGGTACTGGATCAGTGGCTACCGGATGACATAAAGGCAGATTATCATGTTTTGCAACTG GGGGATGATATATACGATGCCATGTTAAACCAGGCCAATGTCGTTCTTAACAATAACAAGTTCTATCTGATACAAGTTCTTG AATCTGAAGTTGGtggaagtttcatgatttactATAGATGCGGGAGAGTAGGTTTTAAGGGTCAGAACAAGCTAGCTCCTCACGCATCCTGCGAGAGCGCGATCAAGGAGTTTAAACAGAAATTCCGTGACAAAACTGGGAATGATTGGTCCAATCGAAAAATGTTCCAGCTTATCCCATCCTGCTATATGTGGATAGAAATGGATTACAATGAAAAGGAAGAGCAGTCAGCTGTCAGTATCCACAACTCTTGGTCTATGTTT GTCGAAGAAAAGAATGGCTCTGCTTTAGGACGTCAACCTTTGGAAACACAACTCGAGCCCTGCATTGCAAATTTTATATCTCTTATTTTCAACATTGACATGATGAAGCCGCATGTGATGGAAATAG TATACAATGCTGATAAGTTGCCTCTGGGTAAGCTTAGCAAATCAACAATTCTAAAG GGCTATAACATCCTGCAGAGGATTTCTGATGTGATTGGCTCATCTAACAGGGAATTAATCGAACAATTAAGCGG AGAGTTCTACACTGTCATTCCTCATGACTTCGGGTTTAAAAAAATGc ATAACTTTGTGATTGATACTCCTCAGAAGTTGAAACACAAGCTAGAAATG GTTGAAGCACTAGGTGAAATTGAGGTTGCAACGAAATTGTTGAAGGATGACACAGGAAGGCAG GGAGATCCCTTGTATTCCTGTTATCGACGCCTTCATTGTGAGCTGACACCGGTTGGTGCTGATTCTCATGAATTTGATATG ATTACAAAATATATGCGTAATACTCATGCAAAAACACATTCAACTTACACTGTTGATATTGTTCAAATATTCCGCACATCTAAAGAGGGTGAAGTTGAACGCTTCAGAAAG TTTTCTAGTACGAAAAATAGAATGCTTTTATGGCATGGTTCTCGTCTTACAAATTGGGTTGGTATATTATCTCAAG GCTTGCTCATAACTCCACCTGAAGCCCCAGTGACTGGTCACATGTTCGGGAAAGGAGTTTACTTTGCAGACATGTTCTCCAAAAGCGCAAAGTATTGCCATGGCTGTACATCCGGGGTGCTGCTTCTATGTGAG GTTGCGCTGGGTGACATGGCTGAGCTTTTAACCGCTAAGTACGATGCTGACAAGTTACCTGTAGGAAAACTAAG CACTAAAGGAGTTGGGGGAACTGAACCAGATTTTTCAGAAGCTCAGTTACTAGATGACGGTGTCGTGGTTCCCCTAGGAAAGCAGAAAGAGAATACAAGCCACGAG GGTTCATTACGGTACAATGAGTACATAGTTTACAATGTGGAACAGATCAGGATGCGCTACGTTGTTCAagttaatttcaatttcaaGATATGA
- the LOC126614786 gene encoding poly [ADP-ribose] polymerase 2-like isoform X8: MASKLNVEELRNQLAQRGLPTTGAKPTLVRRLDSALREEKKQPTGASDGSAAEASLVSRKREGKLIEEEGGGESTVSEKMKATEKFSGMSVKQLREEAALCGVSATGSKKELLERLSKHSDGIPLGKANEEGNGSKEKIVNATKKGMTVLDQWLPDDIKADYHVLQLGDDIYDAMLNQANVVLNNNKFYLIQVLESEVGGSFMIYYRCGRVGFKGQNKLAPHASCESAIKEFKQKFRDKTGNDWSNRKMFQLIPSCYMWIEMDYNEKEEQSAVEEKNGSALGRQPLETQLEPCIANFISLIFNIDMMKPHVMEIVYNADKLPLGKLSKSTILKGYNILQRISDVIGSSNRELIEQLSGEFYTVIPHDFGFKKMHNFVIDTPQKLKHKLEMVEALGEIEVATKLLKDDTGRQGDPLYSCYRRLHCELTPVGADSHEFDMITKYMRNTHAKTHSTYTVDIVQIFRTSKEGEVERFRKFSSTKNRMLLWHGSRLTNWVGILSQGLLITPPEAPVTGHMFGKGVYFADMFSKSAKYCHGCTSGVLLLCEVALGDMAELLTAKYDADKLPVGKLSTKGVGGTEPDFSEAQLLDDGVVVPLGKQKENTSHEGSLRYNEYIVYNVEQIRMRYVVQVNFNFKI, from the exons ATGGCAAGCAAGCTCAATGTAGAAGAGCTCCGAAACCAATTGGCTCAGCGTGGTCTCCCCACCACCGGAGCGAAGCCCACCCTG GTTCGGAGGCTCGATTCTGCTCTTCGCGAGGAGAAGAAGCAACCCACAGGCGCAAGTGATGGTTCAGCAGCAGAAGCTTCACTGGTTAGTAGAAAGAGGGAAGGGAAGTTAATTGAAGAGGAGGGAGGTGGGGAGTCTACTGTGTCCGAGAAAATGAAGGCCACCGAAAAGTTTAGTGGCATGAGCGTGAAGCAATTGCGCGAAGAAGCCGCTCTTTGTGGAGTTTCGGCAACTGGGTCGAAAAAAGAATTGCTGGAGAGGCTTTCTAAACATTCTGATGGCATTCCTCTAGGTAAAG CTAATGAGGAAGGAAATGGCAGCAAGGAGAAGATAGTAAACGCAACCAAAAAGGGTATGACGGTACTGGATCAGTGGCTACCGGATGACATAAAGGCAGATTATCATGTTTTGCAACTG GGGGATGATATATACGATGCCATGTTAAACCAGGCCAATGTCGTTCTTAACAATAACAAGTTCTATCTGATACAAGTTCTTG AATCTGAAGTTGGtggaagtttcatgatttactATAGATGCGGGAGAGTAGGTTTTAAGGGTCAGAACAAGCTAGCTCCTCACGCATCCTGCGAGAGCGCGATCAAGGAGTTTAAACAGAAATTCCGTGACAAAACTGGGAATGATTGGTCCAATCGAAAAATGTTCCAGCTTATCCCATCCTGCTATATGTGGATAGAAATGGATTACAATGAAAAGGAAGAGCAGTCAGCT GTCGAAGAAAAGAATGGCTCTGCTTTAGGACGTCAACCTTTGGAAACACAACTCGAGCCCTGCATTGCAAATTTTATATCTCTTATTTTCAACATTGACATGATGAAGCCGCATGTGATGGAAATAG TATACAATGCTGATAAGTTGCCTCTGGGTAAGCTTAGCAAATCAACAATTCTAAAG GGCTATAACATCCTGCAGAGGATTTCTGATGTGATTGGCTCATCTAACAGGGAATTAATCGAACAATTAAGCGG AGAGTTCTACACTGTCATTCCTCATGACTTCGGGTTTAAAAAAATGc ATAACTTTGTGATTGATACTCCTCAGAAGTTGAAACACAAGCTAGAAATG GTTGAAGCACTAGGTGAAATTGAGGTTGCAACGAAATTGTTGAAGGATGACACAGGAAGGCAG GGAGATCCCTTGTATTCCTGTTATCGACGCCTTCATTGTGAGCTGACACCGGTTGGTGCTGATTCTCATGAATTTGATATG ATTACAAAATATATGCGTAATACTCATGCAAAAACACATTCAACTTACACTGTTGATATTGTTCAAATATTCCGCACATCTAAAGAGGGTGAAGTTGAACGCTTCAGAAAG TTTTCTAGTACGAAAAATAGAATGCTTTTATGGCATGGTTCTCGTCTTACAAATTGGGTTGGTATATTATCTCAAG GCTTGCTCATAACTCCACCTGAAGCCCCAGTGACTGGTCACATGTTCGGGAAAGGAGTTTACTTTGCAGACATGTTCTCCAAAAGCGCAAAGTATTGCCATGGCTGTACATCCGGGGTGCTGCTTCTATGTGAG GTTGCGCTGGGTGACATGGCTGAGCTTTTAACCGCTAAGTACGATGCTGACAAGTTACCTGTAGGAAAACTAAG CACTAAAGGAGTTGGGGGAACTGAACCAGATTTTTCAGAAGCTCAGTTACTAGATGACGGTGTCGTGGTTCCCCTAGGAAAGCAGAAAGAGAATACAAGCCACGAG GGTTCATTACGGTACAATGAGTACATAGTTTACAATGTGGAACAGATCAGGATGCGCTACGTTGTTCAagttaatttcaatttcaaGATATGA